AGGTAGCGACGCCGTCGTGATGCAGGAGGATGTGCAGCGAAACGGCGACGCCGCGCAATTCGCGAGCGCACCGTCGCTGTGGCAGCACGTGCGCAAGCAGGGAGAAGACCTCGCCGCAGGCGCCGTGGCACTGGCGGCCGGCACGCGCCTGAAACCCACGAGTATCGGACTCATTGCGGCGTTGGATCACGCCAGCGTGCTCGTCAGCCGCAGGCCGAGGGTCAGCATCGTCTGCACTGGCGACGAGCTACGCCCGCCGGGTTCCAGCGCTCGGCCCGGGAGCATTCCGGAGTCCAATGGCTACGCCCTGGCTGCCCTGCTGCGACAAGTTGGCGCCGACGCAAGCCTAGCGCCCCTGGCCGCGGACGACCGCGGCACGATCGAGTCTCTGCTCGCAGCTGCCGCCGAAAGCGCCGACCTCGTGCTCACCGTAGGCGGCGTGAGCGTAGGCGACCACGACTTGGTGCGCCCCGCTCTCGAGAGCCTGGGCGCGACGCTCGAGTTCTACAAGGTGCGCATCAAACCCGGCAAGCCGCTCACCTTTGGACGCCTTGGCCGCGCGGCGGTGCTCGGACTTCCTGGAAACCCAGTGAGCGCGCAGGTGACCTTCGCGCTCTTCGGAGCACCGCTCTTGCGTGCCATGCAAGGTGACGCGAACCCCGTGCCACCGCGCAGACGTGTCGAGTTGTTGAGCGAGATCCGACAGAAGCCGGGTCGTCGCGCGTTCAATCGAGGCGTGTATCGCGACGGCGGCGTGCTGCCAGCCACCGGCCAAGCATCGGGTTCGGTCGTGAGCATGGCCTGGGCGGACGCACTGATCGAAGTCCCTGAAGAAGCCGAGGCGCTGCCCCAAGGCAGCCTGGTGAGCACCCTTGCACTGGTGGATCTATGAACGTGTTGACCGGGATCTTCGTCGGCGGTCGCGGCACCCGCATGGGTACGGTCGCCAAAGGTCTTCTGCCCGCGCCAGGCGGCAGGATCACGCTTCTGGCGCGCCTGCTGGGCGAGATCGGGGCCGCACTTCCCGGTGCGGAGATCGTGCTCGTGGGTGAGCATCCCGCCTACGAGCCGACGCCGCTGCTCATGCTTCCCGACGCGCGCCCCGGCGCGGGACCGCTGGCGGGCTTGGTGTCACTGTTCGACGCCGCGCGGGAACGAGGCGTGAGTCACGTATTGGCGTTTGCTAGTGACTTGCCCTTCGTCACTCGCGACTCGGTCTCTCGACTGGTGAGCGAAGCGCCGGAAGCAGCAGTCCTTCTGCCGGAACGAGATGGCCATCGCGAGCCGCTCATCGCTCGCTACGACGTCGCTGCATGCTACGACGTCGCGCGCGCGCAGCTCGACGCAAGCGCTCTGTCACTGCAGGGGTTGCTCGACAAGCTGGGCGAGAGCGTCGTGCACATCGGGCTACCCCGGAGCGAGCTCGTCGACTGGGACGCGCCCGACGACCCGTCCCAGGTGCAGTGACCTTGCAGGGTTTCACCCGCAGCGGTGGCGCTCATTCGCAAATCCGTTCGCCTCGTGGCGCGAACGGGCTATGATGGTCGATGCTCGGCAGAGAGTCGCGGTGTGGCGCTTTCCGAGCTGATGGAGGAGGCTTGGCCATGACGAAACGATTCCTTTGGGTGGCAGCAGCAGTGTCCCTGGCGATCAGTCCGCTGGGGTGTGGCAGCGACGACGACGGTGGCGGCAGCGGAGGAGGGTCGAGCGGCGGCGCCGCGGGCAGCGGGGGTACCTCAGGTACTTCCGGCAGCAGCGGCACTTCCGGTTCGTCCGGGACTAGCGGCACGTCCGGCGGCGGCGGAGCTTCCGGAGGCGGCGGCACGTCGGGTAGCAGCGGCACGTCGGGCAGCAGCGGCGCATCGGGCAGCAGCGGCGCATCGGGTAGCGGCGGCGCGGCGGGCAGCGGCGGCGCAGCCAGCGGCGGCGCGGCGGGCAGCGGCGGCGCGGCCAGCGGCGGTACATCCAGCGGTGGCACGGGCGGCGCGGCCGCCAAAACCTGCGCCGAGATCGACAAGGACTACCAGGCCGCGGTCGCAAGCGCGAAAGCGTGCACCTTGGTGGCGATCAATCAGTGCACCGTGAAGGTCAAGTCGAAGTTGAACTGTCCGTGCGACACGTACGTCAATGGCTCCAACGCCAAGGCCTTTGAGAACATGAAGGCGGCGGAGACTCAGTGGACCGCTCAGAACTGCAAATCGAATCCGGTTTGCCTACTGTGCGCGAAGGTCACGGGTGGTTTGTGCAAGGCCCCGAGCGGACTGGGCAAGCCGGCGTGCACCGACCAGCCGTAGCTTCTGCGAGCGGGTGAGACGAAGAGCCCCTGAGCGCAACGCGCTCGGGGGCTTCGTCTTTTGTTGGTGCCGTCCGCGTTTCTCGGACGTCGATGGTGCGGCACGACCACGCTTGCGCAAGGCAACGCGACGGATGCGTCGCAGACGATGATTCACGTCAATCTGCGAAATCGTTGCCGGAGCAAACGTGTCGACAGCTGGCGCTTGCGGCTTACATTGAACGACGCTCGCGGGGAACGCGACGATGCCGCAGCCCCCCGTGGGTGGACGAGGAGGCTTGTGATGGCACGACGACTTCTTTGGGTTGCAGCGGGGGCATTGGCGATCGCTGGGATCCCCTTCGGGTGCGGCAGCGAAGACAGCGGAGGAGGCAGCGGTGGCGCGACCACCGGCGGGGCTGCGGGTAGCGGCGCTGCGGCAGGCAGCAGCGGCGCTAGCGGCATGGCCGGCTCCGGCGGGACCGCGGGCACGAGCGGCGCGGCGGGGTCCAGCGGCGCAGCGGGCACGAGCGGCGCAGCGGGCAGCAGCGGCGCAGCGGGCACGAGCGGCGCGGCGGGCAGCGGCGGCACGGCGGGCAGCAGCGGTGCTGCCGGCAGCGGCGGCGCAACCGGCGGAACCGGTGGTGCAACCGGCGGAACTGGCGGTGCAACCGGCGGAACTGGCGGAACCGGTGGCGCAACGGGCGGAACTGGCGGAACGGGTGGAACTGGCGGCATGACCTGCGCGCAGATCGACGCGACCTATCAAGCGGCGGTGAAGAAGGCGAAGGCGTGCTCCACATTGGTCATCAAACCGTGCAGCTCGAAGGTCGATGCGACGTTGAACTGTCCGTGCCCGACCTTCATCAACCCCGCCAACACCGCAGCGACCCTCGACATGGCTGCGGCGAAGAAGGCCTGGACGCTGCAGGGCTGCAAGTCGGGGCCGATTTGCAGCAAGTGCCCACTCGTGAGTTCGGGCCTCTGTGTGGCAGCCGTGGGCAGCAAAGGCAGCTGCGTCGACAAGTGACGCTCTGACCAGACGAGAGCGTTGCCCCCGGGCGCGATCCGCCCGGGGGCGGTCGTGTGCGGAAGCGCGGTCCCCAGGGCTCGATTGATCGGGGGACTGTCGTTCGCGGGCCCTCGACTCTAGGCTCGCCCCGTTGTCCCAGCGCGCCCCGGTGCTCACTCGTGCCTTTGCCATGGCGTGGCTTGCCAGCTTCGCGCACGGGCTGGCCGAGCACAGCTACGTGCACTTCTCTGGGTTCCTGGAGCAACTAGGAGCGAGCAGCGTCGTCGTGGGCTGGGCGTTTTCCGCACTGGCGATCGCGGCGCTCGCTTCTCGTCCATTCTTTGGGCGCCTCATGGACCAGCGCGGGAGGCGCGTACTGATCCTGATCGGCGGCGTCGTGCACGTGATCGCGTGCACGACCTACCTGGCCATCGATCGCATCGGGGTTTGGGTCTACTTGGCGCGCGGCCTTCACGGCATCGCGGAAGGCATGTTGTTCTCTGCGCTGTTCACCTTCGCGGCGGATATCGTGCCCGAGGAGCGACGCACGGAGGGCATCGCACTCTTCGGTGTCTCCGGGCTCTTGCCCATCGCAGCGGCGGGTGCCCTGGGTGACGTCATCGTGCTGCACTGGGGCTACCGCGCGCTCTTTCTCTTCACCATCGCAGCGGCCGTGGGCGGACTGCTGCTCTCGCTCCCACTCCGTGACATCGCCGTCGATGGCAATGCCGAAGCGCCGCGCGGCTTCATGGCGACAGTGCGCGAACCACTGTTGCTTCCGGTGTGGTTGGTAGGCATCGCTACCGCGACCAGTTTGGCCGCAGTGTTCGTGTTCTTGAAGACCTACATGCTGTGGGCAAAAAGCGGACAGGTTGGCATCTTCTTCGGGGCCTTCTCTTTCGCGGCGGTGATGCTGCGCGTGACCCTCGGGTGGCTTCCGGATCGCATCGGCGCCCTGCGAACGCTCTACCCTGCGGCCGTCGTGCTGGTTCTCGGCCTGATCTTGCTGGCACTAGACGCCTCCACGCCGAGCTTGATCGCGTCCGGGATGTTAGTGGGGATTGGACACGGCTTCGTGTTCCCAATCCTCGCTGGGCTGGTCGTTTCGCGGGCA
The nucleotide sequence above comes from Polyangiaceae bacterium. Encoded proteins:
- a CDS encoding molybdopterin molybdotransferase MoeA, whose protein sequence is MLAFDDALAKVLSSARQVGTERVELGRASGRVLRQELRAGQPIPAFDYSAMDGYAVRVADFAGAGPWKLPVRGESQTGHIAPELVAASACRIFTGAALPEGSDAVVMQEDVQRNGDAAQFASAPSLWQHVRKQGEDLAAGAVALAAGTRLKPTSIGLIAALDHASVLVSRRPRVSIVCTGDELRPPGSSARPGSIPESNGYALAALLRQVGADASLAPLAADDRGTIESLLAAAAESADLVLTVGGVSVGDHDLVRPALESLGATLEFYKVRIKPGKPLTFGRLGRAAVLGLPGNPVSAQVTFALFGAPLLRAMQGDANPVPPRRRVELLSEIRQKPGRRAFNRGVYRDGGVLPATGQASGSVVSMAWADALIEVPEEAEALPQGSLVSTLALVDL
- a CDS encoding NTP transferase domain-containing protein, producing the protein MNVLTGIFVGGRGTRMGTVAKGLLPAPGGRITLLARLLGEIGAALPGAEIVLVGEHPAYEPTPLLMLPDARPGAGPLAGLVSLFDAARERGVSHVLAFASDLPFVTRDSVSRLVSEAPEAAVLLPERDGHREPLIARYDVAACYDVARAQLDASALSLQGLLDKLGESVVHIGLPRSELVDWDAPDDPSQVQ
- a CDS encoding MFS transporter is translated as MSQRAPVLTRAFAMAWLASFAHGLAEHSYVHFSGFLEQLGASSVVVGWAFSALAIAALASRPFFGRLMDQRGRRVLILIGGVVHVIACTTYLAIDRIGVWVYLARGLHGIAEGMLFSALFTFAADIVPEERRTEGIALFGVSGLLPIAAAGALGDVIVLHWGYRALFLFTIAAAVGGLLLSLPLRDIAVDGNAEAPRGFMATVREPLLLPVWLVGIATATSLAAVFVFLKTYMLWAKSGQVGIFFGAFSFAAVMLRVTLGWLPDRIGALRTLYPAAVVLVLGLILLALDASTPSLIASGMLVGIGHGFVFPILAGLVVSRARPRERGAAMTIFTALFHVGILIGGPCFGTIIDLAGYRVAYFTAGGMIVLGMVLFAWLDARRELARAPG